A single genomic interval of Hafnia alvei harbors:
- a CDS encoding FUSC family protein has protein sequence MKSFDLFVSRFYQGLGFYPGRANQILRTTVACIIVVILSQTLQIPDLALSLIVVFFVTQTNIVVTKLTGLFFIISIALAVAASLLILKITWDVPFLRILLASLVAFISLFMMRASKYGVIFYLVALIVIFSQSFVDVSSDSEEIIRNILWVWVAMSYAIAVTLIINALFLPSEPEKLLNKTLISQLNHIADLLTPSNELKRKENTLASIGQDLQSLYKLLQYTKSRDRLSSNDHTAQLAMVTMVSELRSLSCHLPVELINPKARDAALSIKSVCEGMVACLKTPSVCHTPTIINTNAENVTLNQMAKVINNYDQNKNVSYDNSPSPKKNFSFFVPDAFSNKIYVTYALKTLLSALICYIFYTATDWFGIHTIMLTCLVVAQPGLGKTQRKITLRLLGAIAGSIAALIAIVFILPNLTTLFGLLLLSVPIFMLCSWVATGPENISYAGIQMLLTFSLAVLNGFTPVNDLTEVRDRIVGVILGIIIAGLIQTLIKPERNGEVLQLKLAGLMDLMKTSLSMKNAAEDKRGALMVSFKGCKDLATEIALEPTWMKAEGSHDATCQKLQEILQQAKSMLINTDSVVLWCQQNAPVNPEIGCFIQQNVENIGVIVKRLKTGEKNDNMTLPDLPEGLSKEVSTMLTLLSDSIYSFWLLLREI, from the coding sequence ATGAAATCATTTGACCTCTTCGTCTCTCGATTTTATCAGGGGCTTGGGTTTTATCCGGGCCGAGCAAATCAGATCCTGCGAACCACCGTGGCCTGTATCATTGTGGTTATTCTCAGCCAAACGTTACAGATCCCCGATCTAGCGCTATCACTTATCGTGGTCTTTTTTGTCACCCAAACCAATATTGTGGTGACCAAACTCACCGGCCTATTTTTTATTATTTCTATCGCGCTGGCCGTAGCAGCGTCGCTGTTAATTTTAAAAATAACTTGGGACGTGCCTTTTTTACGCATTTTACTGGCATCATTGGTGGCTTTTATTAGTCTATTTATGATGCGAGCCTCAAAATATGGCGTGATATTCTACTTAGTTGCTCTAATCGTTATTTTTTCACAAAGCTTTGTTGATGTAAGCTCAGATTCAGAAGAAATCATCAGAAACATTTTATGGGTATGGGTGGCGATGAGCTATGCCATTGCCGTCACTCTCATTATTAATGCTTTATTTCTTCCCTCAGAGCCGGAGAAATTACTCAATAAAACGCTTATATCGCAACTTAACCATATAGCGGATCTCTTAACTCCTAGCAATGAACTCAAGAGAAAAGAAAATACCCTCGCCTCGATTGGGCAAGATTTACAATCGCTGTATAAACTACTGCAATATACTAAATCCCGCGATCGACTAAGTTCCAACGATCATACGGCGCAGTTAGCAATGGTGACAATGGTTTCTGAACTACGCTCTCTTTCGTGCCATTTGCCTGTGGAATTGATTAACCCCAAAGCCCGCGACGCGGCCTTAAGTATTAAGTCTGTTTGCGAAGGTATGGTAGCCTGTTTAAAAACTCCCTCAGTTTGCCATACACCAACGATCATCAATACGAATGCTGAAAATGTCACCTTAAACCAAATGGCAAAGGTGATAAATAATTACGATCAAAATAAAAATGTCTCTTACGACAATAGCCCGAGCCCAAAGAAAAATTTCTCATTCTTCGTTCCTGATGCATTCTCAAATAAAATCTATGTTACCTATGCATTAAAAACATTACTTAGCGCACTGATTTGCTATATTTTTTATACCGCCACTGACTGGTTTGGTATTCACACCATCATGCTGACCTGCCTCGTTGTGGCCCAGCCCGGTTTAGGAAAAACGCAGCGAAAAATCACGCTACGTTTATTAGGTGCTATTGCCGGAAGTATTGCGGCACTGATTGCCATTGTTTTTATTCTGCCAAATTTAACCACGCTATTTGGGCTGCTATTACTTTCAGTTCCTATCTTTATGCTTTGTTCATGGGTTGCCACTGGCCCAGAGAATATTAGCTATGCTGGCATCCAAATGCTGCTGACCTTCTCACTCGCCGTACTCAATGGTTTTACGCCGGTCAACGATCTCACCGAGGTACGCGACAGAATTGTCGGCGTTATTCTAGGCATTATTATCGCAGGGCTGATTCAAACCTTAATCAAGCCCGAAAGAAATGGCGAAGTATTACAGCTTAAACTCGCTGGCCTAATGGATTTAATGAAAACCAGCCTATCCATGAAAAATGCTGCCGAAGATAAACGAGGCGCGTTAATGGTGAGCTTTAAAGGGTGTAAGGATTTAGCCACCGAGATTGCCCTTGAGCCCACTTGGATGAAAGCAGAAGGTTCCCATGATGCAACCTGCCAGAAACTACAGGAGATCCTACAACAGGCGAAAAGCATGCTGATCAATACCGATTCGGTGGTGCTTTGGTGTCAGCAAAACGCGCCTGTTAACCCCGAAATTGGATGTTTTATCCAGCAAAATGTAGAAAATATCGGCGTTATAGTTAAGCGGCTAAAAACGGGGGAGAAAAACGATAATATGACTCTGCCTGATTTACCGGAAGGGCTATCCAAAGAGGTATCGACTATGCTCACTTTGCTCAGTGACTCAATTTATAGCTTTTGGTTGCTTCTTCGCGAGATATAA